The Terriglobia bacterium genome window below encodes:
- a CDS encoding universal stress protein, whose product MTATTPQVALAIRNVLVATDFSPCSERALLHAVAAAHHFGSTLHLVHVVQPGLFSFVPPEAYLGSTEAVARAMDLARTETRALLDRVLARTHCQDLTHHAWIQAGAVGEVLRAIMEREHIDLAVVGTHGRTGVRKLVLGSVAEDVFRYASCPVLTVGPHSWQSDPQTVRLKHVLFPTDFSPDSARALPLAMAIAADFAAQLTLLHVVERLDGEAAHDRQRIINALERRMIEMVAAAGAMPPWVDLHVAFGNVADMVIGTAARLGVDLVAFGLKAPDTFVDHLPWMHAYKVACQVECPVLSLRGPSARW is encoded by the coding sequence ATGACTGCCACAACTCCACAAGTCGCGCTCGCCATCCGCAACGTGCTGGTCGCAACCGATTTTTCTCCCTGCTCGGAACGAGCCTTACTGCACGCCGTGGCCGCGGCCCATCACTTCGGCTCCACGCTGCACCTGGTACACGTCGTGCAACCCGGACTTTTTTCCTTTGTCCCGCCCGAAGCTTACCTAGGCAGTACCGAGGCGGTCGCGCGCGCCATGGACCTGGCCCGCACCGAAACCCGCGCCCTGCTCGATCGTGTTCTGGCCCGCACGCATTGCCAGGACCTGACCCATCATGCCTGGATCCAGGCGGGCGCGGTTGGCGAGGTACTGCGCGCCATCATGGAACGCGAGCACATCGATCTCGCCGTGGTCGGCACGCATGGCAGGACGGGGGTACGCAAGCTGGTCCTGGGGTCGGTCGCTGAAGATGTTTTCCGCTATGCCTCATGCCCGGTGCTGACCGTCGGTCCGCATTCCTGGCAGTCCGACCCGCAGACGGTGCGCTTGAAGCACGTTCTGTTTCCCACCGACTTCTCCCCGGACTCGGCGCGCGCCCTGCCGTTGGCCATGGCCATCGCCGCAGATTTCGCCGCCCAGCTCACCCTGTTGCACGTGGTCGAACGCCTCGACGGCGAAGCCGCCCACGATCGTCAGCGGATCATAAACGCGCTGGAACGGCGCATGATCGAAATGGTGGCCGCCGCCGGGGCAATGCCGCCGTGGGTTGACCTTCATGTGGCCTTCGGCAATGTCGCCGATATGGTTATCGGAACGGCCGCACGCCTTGGGGTGGACCTGGTCGCCTTCGGTCTGAAGGCGCCCGACACTTTTGTGGACCACTTGCCCTGGATGCACGCATACAAGGTGGCGTGCCAGGTCGAATGCCCGGTGCTCAGCTTGCGCGGTCCATCCGCCCGGTGGTAG